The window GCCAGGCCCGGTTTGTGGGCTTTACCAGGGTGGTGAGGAACGATGGTACTGTTACAGAAGGCAAGGAAGGGCTGTCTTACAACACCCAGTCTGAAAATGCTGCTGTGATGCAGGGCTTTATCGAGAATCAGGATTATATCATTACAGGTAACCGCCTGCGCTATAATCGCCAGACAGAGCTTTTTACGGCCAAGGGCAAGGTAAAGATGACTGCCAAAGACAAGCAGATTATCATCACCGGCGACGAGGCTTTTTATGACAAAACCACCGGCCTTACCAGGATATGGGGGAATCCGGTTATGAAACGACCTGTGCAAAATGATACCCTCTACCTTTCTGCCGATACTATGATGTCTGTTGAAAGCCAGATAGCGGCAGAAAAGCGCCTGCTGGCCTGGGGCGATATTAAAATATTTAAAGAAGACCTGCAGGGGCTGGCCGATTCGCTCGCCTATCGCCTGGCCGATTCTGTTCTGTTTTTTTACCGTGACCCGGTGCTGTGGAATGTGCAGAACCAGATGACGGGCGATACCATCACCATGCAGATCCGTAACAATCAGATTGACCGTATGCGTCTTCTGCAAAATGGCTTTGTAATTTCCAAAGATACCCTCATCAACCACTATAACCAGGTTAAAGGCAGGCTTATTACCGCCTTTTTCGGAACAGAAGAGCTGGAGCAGGTAGCTGTAAACGGGAATGCCGAAAGTATTTATTTTGTGCTGGATGAAAAAGCAGCCAATGTGATGATGGGCATGAACCGCCTCACCAGCAGCAGCATGCTCATTACTTTTGGCAAGGGAACAGTGCAGCAAATTCGCTTTTACCAGCAGCCTGAGGCAGTATTTGTGCCTCCGCATGAGTTACAGGAACCCCAGACCAGGTTACAGGGTTTTATATGGAGAGAAGAGCAAAGGCCAAGCAAGGATGATGTGCTCTTCCGGAAAAAAACAGCTACGGAACCGGCAGCAGCCCCGGAAACCACTAGCGGAACGGCCGCAGGAAACCCGGCTGCTACTCCAGCCGGCAGCAGACCTACTCAACCTGCCGCACAGCCCGCAGCACCGGCAACAGAACGTGGGGCAAAAGCTGCCACACCTTTAAAAAAAGAAGATCAATAGTCTATGCATTGTCATTGTTATGGAATCCACTATATTTGCAGGCTTATGCGTCTAAGTAAAATCAACCTTTCCATATTTGGGTTTTTGCTGATCCTGGTTTTGGGATCCTGCAACCGTGGCTTCAACAGACTACAGAGGAGCGAAGACCCTATGGTAAAATATGAGGCAGCACTTAAATACTACGAAGAAGAAAAGTATGCCCGTACTGCTATTTTACTGGAAGACATCCGCCCCATCCTTACCGGTAGGCCCGAAGGTGAAAAAGCACAGTTTATTTATGCTTACTCACACTTTCACCAGAAGCTTTACATAGAGAGCGCCTACTACTTTAACGAGTTCTACAACATTTACGGACGTAGCCCGCTGGCAGAAGAAGCTCTTTTTATGCATGGCTACTCCCTGTACCTGCAGTCGCCTAGGTATAACCTGGACCAGACCAGCACACTGGAGGCGGTTACTGCCCTGCAGAATTTCATAAACCAGCACCCCAACAGCGAGTATAAAGACAGGGCCACCAAGATTCTGGATGAGCTTCAGTTTAAACTTGCCAATAAGGCATTCGATAACGCCAAACTTTTCTACGAAGTAGGCCGTTACAAGTCTGCTTTGGTGGTGTTGGATACCTTTGCCGAT of the Flammeovirgaceae bacterium 311 genome contains:
- a CDS encoding Beta-barrel assembly machine subunit BamD (COG4105 DNA uptake lipoprotein) — its product is MRLSKINLSIFGFLLILVLGSCNRGFNRLQRSEDPMVKYEAALKYYEEEKYARTAILLEDIRPILTGRPEGEKAQFIYAYSHFHQKLYIESAYYFNEFYNIYGRSPLAEEALFMHGYSLYLQSPRYNLDQTSTLEAVTALQNFINQHPNSEYKDRATKILDELQFKLANKAFDNAKLFYEVGRYKSALVVLDTFADDFPDSEHNEEAAYLRIQAAYELARNSLPSKQAERYRDVVNVYLGFIDRYPESKFLSNAERLYITSQAELEKISSTSTANNNL